A section of the Hemibagrus wyckioides isolate EC202008001 linkage group LG04, SWU_Hwy_1.0, whole genome shotgun sequence genome encodes:
- the siae gene encoding sialate O-acetylesterase: MQAWVHFVVILIIFGELSVGDEFRFASYYGEHMVLQKAPEEAVVWGYGTTGAEVQISLAGQQSEQVKSVSVLNGIWKVILDPVQAGGPYNLTVVQKGIKIVLTDVLFGDVWLCGGQSNMAFTLGQVYNASEELAIASKFPNVRVFQAALEKSSVELTDLAGVEVPWSRPTPEVLGGKDFTHFSAVCWLFGRYLYKSLNYPIGLVESCWSGTPVEAWSSLRALHRCGLKESTTSSSLSSYTDDDLIEWSSTVLWNAMIHPLLNMTIKGAIWYQGEANAQFNQDKYSCTFPAMIDDWRMAFHEGSEGQTAQDFPFGFVQLSTYRKVHNDGFPEIRWHQTADYGFVPNERMKKTFMAVAVDLPDIFSPWGSIHPRYKQDVANRLVLGARAVAYEETGVSFQGPFPNQVLIDNNTIIITYDQKIRATLSTDIFEICCSEEKKQCSSCSHWIPVPMKEQGSDYVLVTIAKCPLDNVAALRYAWSDWPCAFKACPIYSADGVLPAPLFILNRWPAES; this comes from the exons ATGCAGGCTTGGGTCCATTTCGTGGTCATTTTAATCATCTTCGGTGAATTATCAGTAG GTGATGAATTTCGCTTTGCATCATATTATGGAGAGCACATGGTCCTGCAGAAAGCTCCAGAGGAAGCCGTGGTGTGGGGATACGGCACAACTGGGGCAGAGGTTCAGATTTCTTTAGCAGGACAACAAAGTGAACAAGTGAAATCTGTTTCTGTCCTTAACG GCATTTGGAAGGTGATTCTTGACCCGGTTCAGGCTGGAGGTCCCTATAATCTGACTGTAGTTCAGAAAGGAATCAAGATTGTACTCACGGATGTGCTGTTTGGAGATGTTTGGTTATGTGGTGGGCAGAGCAACATGGCTTTCACACTTGGTCAG GTCTATAATGCCTCAGAGGAGCTGGCCATTGCCAGTAAGTTCCCTAACGTGAGGGTCTTCCAGGCTGCACTGGAGAAGAGCAGTGTTGAGTTGACTGACCTTGCAGGTGTGGAGGTTCCATGGTCCCGTCCTACACCAG AGGTCCTGGGAGGAAAGGATTTCACCCACTTCTCAGCCGTGTGCTGGTTGTTCGGACGCTACCTTTACAAGAGCCTGAACTATCCGATCGGGCTGGTGGAGTCATGCTGGAGTGGAACGCCTGTCGAAGCTTGGTCCTCTCTCAGAGCACTCCATCGCTGTGGGCTTAAGGAATCTACCACGAGTTCAAGTTTATCATCATACACTGATGA TGACCTGATCGAGTGGAGCAGTACGGTGTTATGGAATGCCATGATCCACCCTCTGCTCAACATGACCATCAAAGGAGCCATATGGTACCAAG GTGAAGCCAACGCCCAGTTCAACCAGGACAAATACTCGTGCACTTTCCCAGCTATGATCGATGACTGGAGGATGGCATTCCATGAAGGATCAGAGGGCCAGACTGCACAAGATTTTCCGTTTGGATTTGTACAG CTGAGCACCTATAGGAAGGTCCATAATGATGGTTTCCCAGAGATTCGATGGCACCAGACAGCAGACTACGGCTTTGTTCCAAATGAGCGCATGAAGAAAACTTTCATGGCTGTCGCTGTGGACTTGCCAGACATTTTTTCACCCTGGGGCag caTTCACCCACGATATAAACAGGATGTGGCGAACAGGCTGGTGCTCGGTGCACGAGCTGTAGCCTATGAGGAAACAGGGGTGTCCTTCCAGGGTCCTTTTCCCAACCAAGTCTTGATTGACAacaacaccattatcatcacttATGATCAAAAAATCAGAGCCACACTTTCCACTGACATTTTCGAG ATCTGCTGCTCTGAGGAGAAGAAACAGTGTAGCTCGTGTTCCCATTGGATTCCTGTCCCAATGAAGGAACAGGGAAGTGATTACGTCTTGGTAACAATAGCTAAGTGTCCCCTTGACAACGTAGCTGCTTTGCGTTACGCATGGAGTGACTGGCCGTGTGCTTTTAAAGCATGTCCCATCTACAGCGCAGACGGAGTCTTACCTGCACCACTGTTCATCCTTAACCGCTGGCCAGCAGAGAGCTGA